A window of the Desulfonatronovibrio magnus genome harbors these coding sequences:
- a CDS encoding queuosine precursor transporter, whose product MYQNNSAAFVFLSSVFCGSLVIASVISSKIITIAGVVLPAGILAYCITFVASDVISEIWGKEKARQVVMGGFAALIVCLGLIHLALLWPAAEFWDNHHAYGSVLGAAPRIIIASLIAYVVSQNHDVWAFHFWKKVFKGRHLWIRNNLSTASSQVIDSVIFITIAFLGVMPILPLIIGQVIIKMLIAFMDTPVVYFLVWLIRRSGTGTEANRISQTS is encoded by the coding sequence GTGTATCAAAACAATAGTGCTGCTTTTGTTTTCTTGAGCTCGGTTTTTTGTGGCAGCTTAGTCATTGCTTCGGTAATTTCCTCCAAAATTATTACCATTGCAGGCGTAGTTCTGCCTGCGGGAATTCTGGCTTATTGCATTACGTTTGTGGCCTCTGATGTCATAAGCGAAATATGGGGCAAGGAAAAGGCACGACAGGTAGTTATGGGAGGATTCGCGGCGCTTATTGTGTGTCTGGGGCTGATTCATCTGGCACTGCTTTGGCCGGCTGCTGAATTCTGGGACAATCACCATGCATATGGTTCAGTACTGGGAGCTGCACCGAGGATCATTATAGCCTCGCTAATTGCCTATGTAGTGAGTCAAAATCATGATGTCTGGGCCTTTCATTTCTGGAAAAAAGTTTTCAAGGGTCGTCATCTCTGGATAAGGAATAATCTATCCACAGCCTCGTCTCAGGTAATAGACAGTGTGATATTTATTACCATTGCTTTTCTCGGGGTAATGCCCATTTTACCTCTGATTATCGGGCAAGTAATTATCAAAATGCTCATTGCTTTTATGGATACTCCTGTTGTTTATTTTCTGGTCTGGCTCATCAGACGTTCCGGAACCGGGACTGAAGCCAACAGGATAAGTCAGACAAGTTAG
- the purD gene encoding phosphoribosylamine--glycine ligase: MNILIVGSGGREHSLAWKIKQSPLLKNLYIAPGNGGTATLGTNIDVDADDIPAIIRLVREKEINLVVAGPELPLVLGLADALDREKIPCFGPGSYAAQLEGSKVFSKFLMEKAEVPTAAFKVFEDYHQALDYINKQTYPLVVKADGLAAGKGVIIAQNREEAKEALHDMMVKQVFGKAGEIVVIEEALQGEEASFLAFCDGHDFVLLPSSQDHKRIGENDTGPNTGGMGAYSPAPILPAEKYEETAELVIRPIIQHLEEMGRPFKGILYAGLMFTAEGVKVLEYNVRFGDPECQPLLMRVESDIVEVMMACVEGRLGKTTLDIRQDTSVCVVLAADGYPGKYAKGNVITGIEDAESDPKVKVFQAGTKLENDQILTNGGRVLGVTALGNDLEDAMDRCYKAADKINFADKYMRRDIGQKGLKK; encoded by the coding sequence ATGAATATTCTCATTGTGGGTTCAGGAGGAAGAGAACACTCCCTGGCCTGGAAAATCAAACAGAGCCCTCTACTCAAAAACCTTTATATTGCACCTGGTAATGGTGGTACTGCCACACTTGGGACAAATATTGATGTGGATGCAGATGATATCCCTGCCATAATCAGGCTGGTCAGAGAAAAAGAAATCAATCTCGTGGTTGCTGGTCCTGAACTGCCTCTGGTTCTTGGACTTGCCGATGCATTGGACCGAGAAAAGATTCCCTGCTTCGGTCCGGGTTCATACGCTGCCCAGCTTGAAGGCAGCAAGGTTTTTTCCAAGTTTCTCATGGAAAAAGCCGAGGTGCCTACTGCCGCTTTTAAAGTTTTTGAAGATTACCACCAGGCATTGGACTACATCAACAAACAGACATATCCCTTAGTAGTTAAAGCCGATGGTTTGGCTGCAGGCAAAGGAGTTATTATCGCTCAAAACCGGGAAGAGGCCAAGGAAGCTCTGCATGATATGATGGTGAAGCAGGTTTTTGGCAAAGCCGGTGAAATAGTTGTCATTGAAGAAGCCCTGCAAGGTGAGGAGGCTTCATTTCTGGCCTTTTGCGACGGTCATGATTTTGTACTTCTGCCCTCTTCACAGGATCACAAGCGTATAGGAGAAAATGATACCGGTCCCAATACAGGTGGCATGGGAGCATACAGTCCAGCACCAATTCTGCCTGCAGAAAAATACGAAGAAACAGCTGAACTGGTCATAAGACCCATTATCCAGCACCTCGAAGAGATGGGACGGCCTTTCAAGGGTATTCTCTATGCCGGGCTTATGTTCACTGCTGAAGGAGTCAAGGTCCTGGAGTACAATGTCCGTTTTGGTGACCCGGAATGTCAGCCTTTGCTTATGCGGGTAGAGTCGGATATTGTTGAGGTCATGATGGCCTGTGTTGAGGGAAGACTTGGTAAAACAACTCTTGATATCAGACAGGACACCAGTGTTTGCGTAGTCCTTGCCGCTGATGGTTATCCTGGAAAATATGCCAAAGGCAACGTCATTACTGGTATTGAAGATGCTGAGTCTGATCCAAAGGTCAAGGTGTTTCAGGCTGGCACCAAGCTTGAAAATGACCAGATCCTGACCAATGGAGGAAGAGTTCTTGGAGTGACTGCCCTGGGAAATGACCTTGAAGATGCCATGGACCGCTGTTACAAGGCGGCGGATAAAATAAATTTTGCGGATAAGTATATGCGCCGGGATATTGGACAGAAAGGTCTGAAAAAATAG
- the mutL gene encoding DNA mismatch repair endonuclease MutL has product MSMIRVLPPGLQNQIAAGEVVERPSAVVKELMENSLDAGATSIQVHLESGGQSLIKIIDNGQGMRPEDIPLALTRHATSKISALEELSRISSYGFRGEALPSIASISKMTISSCPGNNNEGYFYKLIFGEVADQGPLAMTRGTRIRVENLLSNVPARLKFLKTRATEGKKCVEAFIRHSLTNLYTDFELLSESRSLYRFYPGETLQQRIEAIWPNQVCEHLREFSLRRHDFAIHGLASSPESAQARADRIMFYINNRPVSDRMLLAALRQAYQGRLLSREYPQAVIFISVPLEEVDVNVHPAKTQVRFRNEKEIFSLIVAGIGSILNDNIYQSSSHVTRQFDNEDGGGNGGDSSELSAAFQGEGIHEDNMSETYQEQESLQRRFKEKKSSYDFVPHTSQVHETIVDQVENHQSKDRFVVGRLAYLGQIVNSYLLFKKQDHNLLIVDQHAAHERVMLEGYKKGFRKIVIKKLALPERLSLHPSELDMIQGIWKKIRTMGYILELQEDSTLLISGIPDFMNISEATEVLRDIMAEKKSDLDEIFITMACKSSIKAGSNMTSDEALGLMDQLLSCDNNQYCPHGRPITRELGSKELEKMFKR; this is encoded by the coding sequence ATGAGCATGATCCGGGTTTTACCGCCAGGACTTCAAAACCAGATAGCTGCAGGCGAGGTTGTTGAACGTCCATCTGCAGTTGTCAAGGAGCTTATGGAAAACAGTCTTGACGCCGGTGCAACCAGTATTCAGGTTCATCTCGAGTCTGGCGGTCAGAGTCTTATCAAGATCATTGACAATGGACAGGGCATGAGACCTGAAGATATTCCACTGGCCTTGACCAGGCACGCCACAAGTAAAATTTCGGCTCTGGAAGAACTAAGCCGCATATCCAGTTATGGATTTCGCGGAGAAGCTCTGCCAAGCATTGCATCCATTTCCAAAATGACCATATCATCATGCCCCGGAAATAATAATGAGGGATACTTTTATAAACTGATTTTTGGTGAAGTGGCTGACCAGGGACCTCTCGCTATGACCCGCGGTACCAGAATCAGGGTGGAAAACCTGCTATCCAATGTGCCTGCCAGGCTTAAATTTCTCAAAACCAGAGCTACAGAAGGTAAAAAGTGCGTAGAGGCCTTCATCAGGCATTCTCTGACCAATCTGTATACTGACTTTGAGCTGCTTTCAGAGTCCAGATCCCTTTATCGTTTTTACCCGGGTGAAACACTGCAGCAAAGAATTGAAGCCATCTGGCCGAATCAGGTTTGTGAACATTTGCGTGAATTCTCTTTGCGACGTCATGATTTTGCCATACATGGTCTGGCTTCAAGCCCTGAAAGCGCTCAAGCCAGGGCCGACAGAATCATGTTTTATATCAACAACAGACCTGTAAGCGACAGGATGCTTCTTGCTGCATTGCGACAGGCTTATCAGGGTCGCCTGCTTTCCCGGGAATATCCACAGGCTGTTATTTTTATCTCTGTTCCCTTAGAAGAAGTGGACGTCAATGTGCATCCAGCCAAAACCCAGGTACGATTCAGAAACGAAAAAGAAATCTTTTCTCTGATTGTAGCAGGCATTGGATCCATATTAAATGATAATATTTATCAATCATCTTCTCATGTTACCAGACAGTTCGATAATGAAGATGGTGGTGGAAATGGTGGAGATAGTTCTGAACTATCTGCTGCATTTCAAGGCGAGGGTATACATGAAGATAATATGTCCGAAACTTACCAGGAGCAGGAAAGCCTGCAGCGCCGATTTAAAGAAAAAAAGTCGAGCTATGACTTTGTGCCTCACACTTCACAGGTTCATGAAACAATTGTAGATCAGGTTGAAAACCATCAGAGCAAGGACCGTTTTGTTGTGGGCAGGCTGGCTTATCTTGGTCAGATCGTTAATTCCTACCTGCTATTTAAAAAACAGGACCATAATCTGCTAATTGTTGATCAGCACGCAGCGCATGAAAGGGTTATGCTGGAAGGATACAAAAAAGGGTTCAGGAAAATTGTCATAAAAAAACTTGCCTTGCCTGAAAGACTCAGTTTGCACCCTTCTGAACTGGATATGATCCAGGGCATTTGGAAAAAAATCAGGACCATGGGCTATATACTGGAACTTCAGGAGGACAGCACTCTTCTAATCTCAGGTATTCCTGACTTTATGAACATATCTGAAGCCACTGAGGTTCTGCGTGATATTATGGCGGAAAAAAAGTCCGACCTGGATGAAATTTTCATTACCATGGCCTGCAAGTCTTCCATTAAGGCAGGATCAAATATGACGTCTGACGAGGCTTTGGGATTGATGGATCAACTGTTGTCATGCGACAATAACCAGTATTGTCCACATGGCCGTCCCATTACGCGGGAGCTTGGCTCAAAAGAACTGGAAAAAATGTTTAAAAGATAA
- a CDS encoding LPS-assembly protein LptD, whose product MKTTRLILLITFFTLLHTFDFSHAEVPWHLEAQRLTSHEGDKIIEAFDDVYLHRQDNFLQADYARLHTETSLLYLKGNIRAYWDGDYLEGQEAEFDLEHNVGWITHGQIFVAKEHVYFTGEKLKKLDENTYTFVEGSMTSCDGERPPWSIVSTSGRINVDGYATMRHPRLRIKDQSVFYAPYMIVPVKTERQSGFLLPDVGYGSEYGTNINLPYYWAIDEQRDATIYANYYSKRGLMTGLEYRHTPSLLSKGLWRLDWLNDREKHDTPESKPRRFRDDGMMRDNTDRYWLRGKYDGHHPESGWFYKLDLDYVSDHYYLREFKSGISGFDNSRNEFLKKFGRDIDDHNSFIRTNIVSATRYWTNVGLDTRLVYSDNLRHKNDNLPSSLNPTVQRLPELNLNLFRTNLGQTPLELEAAAQGVYFWREYGTRAGRFDVHPRLSSPLRNNFGTLTPSIGWRQTLWAIDRFENEPSERDTDNSMQTRGLYDININAFTSLHRIFELNSMPEPSLQNLGMSKWTRIQHSVRPEIDFDYIPNVNQEKHPVFDSSDRIEPREELTYSLSNVFTRRSDTVVPGDSSTGPALSANYLDFFRIKFEQSYDFREARRSQDLETYSRRPFSDILAETTVFPGKWVNLRNKTWYSPYENRITEHEHTLTMNWPQKASAWFSLDFLEKIDEYKRRINSRTSIMEIGTTLEFIPNWQFNLTYRRDLEFNEDVERGVGIFYQHQCYSIRFKYTESDFDRKFEVRLNLLNLGTFGG is encoded by the coding sequence GTGAAAACAACAAGATTAATCCTGCTTATAACATTTTTTACACTGCTCCATACTTTTGACTTCAGTCATGCCGAAGTTCCGTGGCATCTCGAAGCACAACGCCTCACATCCCATGAAGGCGATAAAATCATTGAAGCTTTTGATGATGTCTATTTGCACAGGCAAGATAATTTTCTACAGGCAGACTATGCCAGACTGCACACCGAAACCAGTCTTCTTTATCTTAAGGGAAACATCCGGGCTTACTGGGATGGTGATTATCTTGAGGGTCAAGAGGCTGAATTTGATCTCGAACATAATGTGGGCTGGATCACGCATGGCCAAATATTCGTGGCAAAAGAACACGTGTACTTTACCGGCGAAAAACTGAAAAAATTAGATGAAAACACTTATACTTTTGTTGAGGGATCCATGACATCATGCGATGGAGAACGTCCTCCATGGTCCATTGTATCAACCAGTGGACGCATCAATGTTGATGGATACGCTACCATGCGTCACCCCAGGCTGCGGATCAAAGATCAGTCAGTCTTTTATGCTCCATACATGATTGTCCCTGTCAAGACAGAACGACAAAGCGGTTTTTTACTACCTGATGTCGGCTATGGCTCTGAATACGGAACCAACATAAACCTTCCTTATTATTGGGCTATAGATGAACAGCGCGATGCTACCATCTATGCCAACTATTACTCCAAACGGGGACTCATGACAGGGCTCGAGTATCGGCACACCCCATCTTTACTTAGCAAGGGATTGTGGAGGTTAGACTGGCTTAATGACCGCGAAAAACACGATACCCCTGAATCAAAGCCCAGACGCTTCAGAGATGACGGGATGATGCGAGACAATACTGACCGCTACTGGCTCAGAGGTAAATATGATGGGCATCATCCTGAGAGCGGATGGTTTTATAAACTTGACCTGGATTATGTCTCTGATCACTACTACCTTAGAGAGTTCAAATCCGGCATTTCCGGATTTGATAATTCACGTAACGAATTTCTAAAAAAATTCGGGCGGGATATTGATGATCACAACAGCTTTATCAGAACCAATATTGTCAGTGCAACCCGTTATTGGACTAATGTGGGCCTTGATACCCGACTGGTCTATTCCGACAACTTAAGACACAAAAATGACAACCTTCCATCAAGTTTAAACCCTACAGTTCAACGTCTGCCTGAGCTCAATCTCAATCTGTTCAGAACAAACCTCGGGCAGACCCCGCTTGAACTTGAAGCCGCTGCCCAGGGCGTATATTTCTGGCGTGAGTACGGCACCAGAGCGGGAAGGTTTGATGTACATCCTCGCTTGAGTTCCCCCTTAAGAAACAATTTCGGTACTCTTACTCCCAGCATTGGCTGGCGTCAGACTTTATGGGCCATTGATCGCTTTGAAAATGAACCTTCTGAGCGCGACACAGATAACTCCATGCAAACCAGGGGCTTGTATGACATCAATATCAATGCCTTTACAAGCCTGCACAGGATATTTGAGTTAAACAGCATGCCTGAACCCTCCCTGCAAAATCTCGGCATGAGCAAGTGGACAAGAATTCAGCACAGCGTCAGACCGGAAATTGATTTTGACTATATACCCAACGTAAATCAGGAAAAACATCCTGTCTTTGATTCCAGTGACAGGATTGAACCAAGAGAAGAGCTTACTTATTCCCTGAGCAATGTTTTTACTCGCCGTTCAGACACTGTAGTGCCGGGTGATAGCTCTACTGGTCCAGCATTAAGCGCTAACTATCTGGATTTTTTCCGCATAAAATTTGAACAAAGCTATGATTTTCGGGAAGCGAGACGCAGCCAGGACTTAGAAACATATTCCAGGCGTCCCTTTTCAGATATATTAGCTGAAACAACAGTCTTTCCCGGTAAATGGGTCAACCTGCGCAACAAAACATGGTATTCTCCATACGAAAACCGCATCACAGAACATGAGCATACGTTGACCATGAACTGGCCTCAAAAGGCATCTGCATGGTTCAGCCTCGATTTCCTGGAAAAAATTGATGAATACAAACGCCGCATTAACTCCAGAACAAGCATCATGGAAATCGGTACTACTCTGGAATTTATTCCCAACTGGCAATTTAACCTGACCTACCGAAGAGATCTGGAGTTTAACGAAGATGTGGAGCGCGGAGTTGGTATATTCTATCAGCATCAATGTTACAGTATCAGGTTCAAATATACTGAATCCGACTTTGACCGCAAGTTTGAGGTTCGTTTAAATCTGTTGAACCTTGGGACATTTGGTGGATAA
- a CDS encoding PhoH family protein: protein MDQIFEESVEFHDTQGIQELFGPQGINLSIIHAGTGARIENRGGLVTLAGPDKSKLKLAKACLVQLYRLILSGYKIVPQDVEAALRILEGDSQADLKKVFKKEVFIVSNKKTIVPKSATQRQYLNAIKTRDLVFGVGPAGTGKTYLAVAVAVSCLTQKMVKRIILTRPAVEAGEKLGFLPGDMMEKVNPYLRPLYDALHDMLDFRRVQEMLETGIIEVAPLAFMRGRTLNDSFIILDEAQNTTPEQMKMFLTRMGLGSKAVVTGDVTQVDLPGTSISGLIQSVKVLQGVEGIEFVHFNQKDVIRHSLVGRIVHAYDQYDQARHKGKAEGGRLKTED from the coding sequence ATGGATCAAATTTTTGAAGAGTCTGTAGAGTTTCATGATACGCAGGGTATCCAGGAGCTTTTTGGCCCTCAGGGCATTAATCTGAGTATTATTCATGCCGGTACCGGAGCCAGGATAGAAAACCGAGGGGGGCTGGTTACTCTTGCAGGTCCTGATAAATCAAAGCTTAAACTGGCCAAGGCCTGTCTTGTGCAGCTCTACAGGCTGATTCTTTCAGGTTATAAGATAGTTCCACAAGATGTTGAGGCAGCATTGCGCATACTTGAAGGCGATTCTCAAGCAGACTTGAAAAAGGTTTTTAAGAAAGAGGTCTTCATTGTTTCCAATAAGAAGACTATAGTTCCTAAAAGCGCTACTCAACGACAGTACCTTAACGCCATTAAGACCAGGGATCTGGTTTTTGGAGTGGGACCTGCCGGAACAGGCAAAACTTATCTTGCTGTTGCCGTGGCTGTCTCCTGCCTGACACAGAAAATGGTCAAGCGCATAATCCTGACCAGACCGGCTGTGGAGGCTGGAGAAAAACTGGGTTTTCTGCCTGGAGATATGATGGAAAAGGTCAATCCCTACCTGCGCCCTCTTTATGATGCACTGCACGACATGCTTGATTTTCGCAGGGTTCAGGAAATGCTTGAGACAGGCATAATTGAAGTAGCTCCACTGGCCTTTATGCGGGGCAGAACCCTGAATGATTCTTTCATTATTCTGGATGAAGCCCAGAATACCACACCAGAACAGATGAAAATGTTTCTGACCAGGATGGGGCTTGGCTCTAAGGCTGTGGTGACCGGAGATGTTACCCAGGTTGATCTGCCTGGAACATCAATTTCCGGACTTATTCAAAGTGTCAAGGTGCTGCAGGGGGTTGAGGGTATTGAGTTTGTTCATTTCAATCAAAAAGATGTCATACGACACAGTCTTGTGGGCAGGATTGTGCATGCTTATGACCAATATGATCAGGCCAGGCATAAGGGGAAGGCTGAAGGGGGAAGGCTGAAGACTGAAGACTGA
- the ybeY gene encoding rRNA maturation RNase YbeY: MNQEPRTRNEEPGTKNHQGMINIHSDTNLVLRVIISLREVKFLCARICAELGCMDPELDILISHDAAMARFNKDFLDMEGPTNVLSFPEDESCDSICGQIIINADAVKREALLYGETPLDCFRRLITHGILHLSGLDHGPEMEAMARRIQEVCHA; this comes from the coding sequence ATGAACCAGGAACCACGAACCAGGAACGAAGAACCAGGAACGAAGAACCATCAAGGTATGATAAATATTCATTCTGACACAAATCTTGTTTTACGTGTAATCATAAGCCTGCGAGAGGTTAAGTTTTTATGTGCACGTATATGTGCAGAACTTGGTTGTATGGATCCTGAACTGGATATCCTTATCAGTCATGATGCAGCCATGGCTCGTTTTAACAAGGATTTTCTGGACATGGAAGGCCCTACCAATGTACTCAGTTTTCCTGAAGATGAAAGTTGTGATAGTATTTGCGGACAAATTATAATCAATGCCGACGCGGTCAAGCGGGAAGCATTGCTGTACGGAGAAACCCCGCTGGATTGCTTCAGACGCCTCATAACACACGGCATTCTGCATTTGAGCGGTTTGGATCATGGTCCTGAAATGGAGGCCATGGCCCGTAGAATTCAAGAGGTCTGCCATGCCTGA
- a CDS encoding CgeB family protein, with protein sequence MPEDFQRLKILIVLPMYGGSLPVGRSCAQALKKQGHLVEVFEAPGFYSSFTALKELRVSSVSLEQLENSFLQVVSNAVLAKVDFFEPDLVLSLAQAPLSRQALRKLRGDKVPTAMWFVEDFQVFTYWQAFAPYYDIFAVIQKEPFFSQLKSIGVENYLYLPMAADPDFHCPVNLSPVDQKKWGSDLSFMGAGYPNRRRAFKELTHYDFKIWGSEWQGDTVLAPYLQLQGRRITAEECVKIFNASKINLNLHSSVQGDKEVQPGDFVNPRTFELASCAAFQLVDERTLMPELFDQDELITFTDMNDLKEKIDYFLSNPEKRISLGQKARDRVIQDHTYDRRMRELIDFAVSRKGIQTRQAQYTVFDELPKDLKNELENLLSELGLSKHVSFEDLVHYVRQEKGQLSSLETAILFLDEWRKQYKKN encoded by the coding sequence ATGCCTGAAGATTTTCAAAGGCTAAAAATCCTGATAGTTCTGCCCATGTATGGAGGATCTCTGCCAGTGGGCAGAAGTTGTGCCCAGGCCTTGAAAAAGCAGGGGCACCTTGTGGAAGTGTTTGAAGCACCTGGGTTTTACAGTTCGTTTACAGCTCTGAAAGAGCTTCGAGTCAGCTCAGTCAGTCTTGAACAACTGGAAAACAGCTTTTTGCAGGTTGTGTCCAATGCTGTTCTGGCCAAGGTTGATTTTTTTGAGCCGGACCTTGTTCTTTCCCTGGCCCAGGCACCTTTGAGCAGGCAGGCCCTGCGCAAGCTGCGCGGGGATAAGGTGCCCACAGCCATGTGGTTTGTGGAGGATTTTCAGGTATTTACTTACTGGCAGGCCTTTGCGCCATATTATGATATTTTCGCCGTGATTCAGAAGGAACCCTTTTTTTCTCAGCTTAAGTCCATTGGCGTGGAAAATTATCTTTATCTTCCTATGGCTGCTGATCCGGATTTTCATTGTCCTGTTAATCTGAGTCCGGTGGATCAAAAAAAATGGGGTAGTGATCTGTCCTTTATGGGGGCCGGGTATCCCAATCGGCGCAGGGCATTTAAGGAATTGACCCATTATGATTTCAAGATCTGGGGTTCGGAATGGCAGGGAGATACTGTTCTTGCACCCTATCTGCAGCTTCAGGGAAGGCGTATAACTGCTGAAGAATGCGTCAAGATTTTTAATGCTTCCAAAATCAATCTAAACCTGCATTCCAGTGTGCAGGGTGATAAGGAAGTCCAGCCGGGGGATTTTGTCAACCCCCGAACTTTTGAACTGGCATCGTGCGCTGCCTTTCAACTGGTGGACGAGCGTACCCTCATGCCGGAACTGTTTGATCAGGATGAACTGATCACTTTTACTGATATGAATGATCTCAAGGAAAAAATTGATTATTTTTTGAGTAATCCGGAAAAAAGAATCAGCCTGGGTCAAAAGGCCAGAGACAGGGTGATTCAGGATCACACCTATGACAGACGCATGCGGGAGCTTATTGACTTTGCAGTCAGTCGGAAAGGTATTCAGACCCGTCAGGCTCAGTACACAGTGTTTGATGAATTGCCAAAGGACCTGAAAAATGAACTGGAAAATCTTCTGTCTGAGCTGGGGCTTTCTAAACATGTTAGTTTTGAAGATCTGGTGCATTATGTTAGACAGGAAAAGGGGCAGCTGAGTTCTCTCGAAACAGCTATATTGTTTCTGGATGAGTGGAGAAAACAGTATAAAAAAAATTAG
- a CDS encoding phosphatidylserine decarboxylase family protein: protein MIDSKTQIRWEGLNAIIMVVLCTLVFAILGWWWAALTGLVVTGLVLNFFRDPERVVPDETGVVVAPADGKIIKIEHMRDPFSGESRQTICVFMNVFNVHVNRMPVSGTIKGIKYFPGKFINASFDKASTDNERCAWQISDENGDEWTMVQIAGLVARRIVPLAEKGDQLSMGERYGLIKFGSRVDLYMPKGYDLVVDKGDKAFAGQTVLAKRIRGLRSN from the coding sequence ATGATAGATTCAAAAACTCAAATTAGATGGGAAGGGCTGAATGCCATTATTATGGTAGTGCTGTGTACTCTGGTTTTTGCTATTCTTGGCTGGTGGTGGGCAGCCCTGACAGGTCTGGTTGTGACCGGTCTGGTCCTAAATTTTTTTCGCGATCCCGAAAGGGTTGTACCGGATGAGACGGGTGTTGTGGTTGCACCGGCAGATGGTAAAATAATTAAAATTGAACATATGCGCGATCCTTTCAGCGGGGAGAGCAGACAGACCATTTGTGTGTTTATGAATGTTTTCAACGTTCATGTGAACAGGATGCCTGTCAGCGGAACCATCAAGGGCATCAAATATTTTCCGGGAAAATTCATCAATGCCTCATTTGACAAGGCTTCGACAGATAATGAGCGGTGCGCCTGGCAAATTTCAGATGAAAATGGTGATGAATGGACCATGGTCCAGATTGCAGGCCTTGTGGCCAGAAGAATAGTACCGTTGGCCGAAAAAGGAGATCAGCTTTCCATGGGCGAGAGATATGGTTTGATTAAATTTGGTTCCAGGGTTGACCTTTATATGCCAAAGGGCTATGATCTTGTAGTAGATAAAGGAGATAAAGCTTTTGCTGGCCAGACTGTACTTGCTAAGCGCATAAGGGGTTTGAGAAGCAATTAG
- the pssA gene encoding CDP-diacylglycerol--serine O-phosphatidyltransferase: MTQKIGPRHKGFYILPNLLTTASLFIGFMGILWAIEGRFHLTAIAILGACVFDGLDGKIARLTNSSSDFGIQFDSLSDLVSFGVCPALTMYLWQLGSFDQAGLAVAFLFMACGALRLARFNLITKSSPKKFFVGLPIPAAACTLAAFILFSSYLPHSFAEVILPKATLMLTFVLGLLMISKVKYASFKEFEMVRLHPFSSIVTAIMIFVLVASEPKFILFLFFITYVFSGLIYTYLYLPLRKPANLREPERRSHNS, from the coding sequence ATGACCCAGAAAATTGGCCCCCGACATAAAGGTTTTTATATCCTGCCCAACTTGCTGACAACAGCCAGCCTGTTTATTGGTTTTATGGGCATTTTATGGGCAATAGAAGGTCGTTTTCACCTCACTGCCATAGCAATTTTGGGAGCCTGTGTTTTTGACGGACTCGATGGTAAAATAGCAAGACTTACCAATTCCTCATCAGATTTTGGTATCCAGTTTGACTCTCTCTCCGATCTTGTTTCGTTTGGAGTTTGTCCTGCTCTGACAATGTATTTATGGCAGCTTGGCAGTTTTGATCAGGCTGGTCTTGCTGTGGCCTTTTTATTCATGGCCTGTGGAGCCCTCAGGCTTGCCAGGTTCAATCTCATTACCAAAAGTTCTCCTAAAAAGTTTTTTGTCGGTCTGCCCATTCCTGCTGCAGCCTGTACTCTGGCAGCTTTTATTCTCTTCAGCAGTTATCTGCCTCATAGTTTTGCTGAAGTAATACTTCCCAAGGCCACATTAATGTTGACCTTTGTGCTGGGTCTTCTCATGATCAGCAAGGTTAAGTACGCTTCCTTTAAAGAGTTTGAAATGGTCCGGCTGCATCCCTTTTCTTCCATAGTGACAGCCATTATGATTTTTGTGCTTGTTGCTTCGGAGCCCAAGTTTATTCTTTTTCTGTTTTTTATTACCTATGTTTTTTCCGGCCTTATCTACACTTACCTGTACCTTCCTCTACGCAAGCCAGCCAATCTACGGGAGCCCGAAAGGCGCTCTCATAATAGTTAA